Within the Gemmobacter sp. genome, the region GAGGCAATCTCCAGCGTGCGCCACAGCACGGTGCGCCGGAACCCCGATCCGAAAAAGGCCCCGTAGCCCGCCGTATCCAGCAGCGTGGCCAGAATGGTTGCCCCCACGGGCAGGATCAGCGCCAGCACCACCAGCGCCAGCGCGGGCAGGCTGAGCATCCATCCGGCTAGTCGTCGCATTCGTCACCTCTTGGTCAGGGGGCGCGCGACGGCGCCCCCCTGATCGGCCTTACATGCCGAAGATTTCGTTCCAGCGGTCCACCCACTGGCCCTTGACCGCGTTCATCTGGCTGTAGTCGATGCGCTTCAGCCCGTTGATCCTGGCCTCGCCATAGGTCCATTTCCTGGCGGCCTCGGGTGACAGTTCGACCGATTTGGCGGTCGGCGCATCGACGCCATTCTCGGCCAGCACCTTTTGCAGCGCCGGATCCAGGATGAAGTTGATGAACTCATACGCCAGATCGACATTTTCCGCGCCGGTCGGAATGTTCACCGTGTTCAACACCGCAATGTCGCCATCCGACAGGTCGGCCCAGGTGATGGTCGGCACGGCGGCCTGCAACTGGCCCAGGGTGAAATCCTGCGTCATCGACACGGCAATCTCGCCGGTCGAGAACAGGTTGATCATCTCGGACCCGGTTTGATAGTTTTTCACCGTGTTCGGCTTGATCGCCTCGATTTCCTTGAAGGCGGGGCCGGCATCCTTGAACGCATCGCTGCCGGCCTTTTGCCCGGCCAGCATCACCACCATGGGGCCGGCGGTGGTGGTGATTCCCGGCAGCGACACGGCGGATTTCAGATCGGCGCGCCACAGGTCGTTCCACGAGGTGATCGGGGGGTTCACCTTGGCGCTGTCATAGACGATGCCGATGCGGCCGACGGTATAGGCCGGGCCGTAGCCACCCTGCGGATCCTTGGCGATGTCGTGCAGCCCGGCAATGTTCGGGATCCTGGCCGGGTCGATCTTCTGGAACAGGCCCTCGGCCACGCCGATCTGGCTGAAGCTGTCGGTCAGGTAGATGACATCAACACCCTTGCCGCCGCGGATTTTCACCTTGTTCAGGCGGTCGGCATTGTTGCCGGTCTCGAACACCAGTTCGCAGCCGCATTTCTTCTGGAACGGCTGCACGATGAATTCGTTCAGCTTGTCACCGTTGAAGCCCCACCACGAGATGGTCAGCGTCTTGGCGGCGGCGGCGCCGGGCAGGCCAACGGCCAGCGCAAGGGCAGCAGAGCCGAACAGGGCAGAGATGCGGGCGGACATGGAAAACCTCGCTGGTGGAACGGGCCGCCGGAACGCGGCCGGTGCCCCCGGATCTTCCATCCTTCGGGGAAAAGGGCAAGATGTGATCATATGCGCGCACAGGCGCGACCACGCCTTGCCCGACCTGTCGTCAGTCCCGCCCGCGATAGGGATCGACGTATTGCAGCGCCATGTCCCAGGGGAAGAAGATCCAGGTGTCCTGGCTGACCTCGGTGATATAGGTATCCACCTGCGCGCGGCCGGCCGGCTTGGCATAAACCGTAGCGAAATGCGCCTTGGGATACAGCTTGCGCACCAGTTCCAGGGTTTTGCCGCTGTCGACCAGATCGTCGATGATCAGGATCCCGGTGCCGTCGCCCAGCAGGTCGGCCTGCGGCGCCTTGGTCACCACCGCCTCGCCCCGCGACTGGTGGCTGTAGGATTTGACGCTGATCGTATCCACCACCCGGATGTTCAGCTCGCGGCTGACAATGGCGGCCGGAACCAGCCCGCCCCGGGTGATGCCGACAATCGCCGTCCAGGTCCCGCCTTCGCCCGGACCCTTGCCATCCAGCCGCCAGGCCAGCGCGCGGGAATCGCGGTGGATCTGGTCCCAGGAAATGTGAAAGCCCTTTTCGTGCGGCAGGCGGTCGGCAGCGGCCATGGCATCCTCTCTCAGGTGGCGGCGATCTTCAGTCCAAGAACGGCCAGGATGCCGCCAAAGGCGCGGTCGATCCCGGCTTTCATTCTGGCGTAGATACTGCGAGTCCGGTCAAAGGAAAACAGTCTTGCAACAAGGATGTTGCAGACCACCTCGTTCACCCAGACGGCGAGCAGC harbors:
- a CDS encoding ABC transporter substrate-binding protein, which translates into the protein MSARISALFGSAALALAVGLPGAAAAKTLTISWWGFNGDKLNEFIVQPFQKKCGCELVFETGNNADRLNKVKIRGGKGVDVIYLTDSFSQIGVAEGLFQKIDPARIPNIAGLHDIAKDPQGGYGPAYTVGRIGIVYDSAKVNPPITSWNDLWRADLKSAVSLPGITTTAGPMVVMLAGQKAGSDAFKDAGPAFKEIEAIKPNTVKNYQTGSEMINLFSTGEIAVSMTQDFTLGQLQAAVPTITWADLSDGDIAVLNTVNIPTGAENVDLAYEFINFILDPALQKVLAENGVDAPTAKSVELSPEAARKWTYGEARINGLKRIDYSQMNAVKGQWVDRWNEIFGM
- the gpt gene encoding xanthine phosphoribosyltransferase → MAAADRLPHEKGFHISWDQIHRDSRALAWRLDGKGPGEGGTWTAIVGITRGGLVPAAIVSRELNIRVVDTISVKSYSHQSRGEAVVTKAPQADLLGDGTGILIIDDLVDSGKTLELVRKLYPKAHFATVYAKPAGRAQVDTYITEVSQDTWIFFPWDMALQYVDPYRGRD